The following proteins come from a genomic window of Halorussus halophilus:
- a CDS encoding HalOD1 output domain-containing protein: MTNQNSHSTQSDDSSDEACLQRTFNPETRRVSDVVVSSVASFTQTEPTELPALANFVDPDALNALFQTEAHNTSRLTEGEVRFEYNKYVVRVQSEGTVTLYQPSQNTTE, translated from the coding sequence ATGACTAACCAGAACTCCCACTCAACACAGTCGGATGACTCGTCCGATGAAGCATGCCTCCAGCGGACGTTCAACCCCGAAACAAGACGAGTGAGTGACGTGGTCGTCAGTAGTGTCGCGTCATTCACGCAGACTGAACCGACGGAACTCCCCGCCCTTGCAAACTTCGTTGACCCGGACGCACTGAACGCGCTCTTTCAGACGGAAGCGCATAATACGTCACGTCTCACAGAAGGCGAGGTTCGGTTCGAGTACAACAAGTACGTCGTTCGGGTTCAGTCCGAAGGGACGGTCACGCTCTACCAGCCCAGTCAAAATACGACTGAGTGA
- a CDS encoding Cdc6/Cdc18 family protein, with translation MITDARVLRTGFVPSEVEHRDAEVTHLTEILSPLTDGNPADTTLLLGPSGVGKTCLAQYTAEKLREQTLDVEYQYVNCWQNFSEFRTLYSILEGLGKTVDIHRQSTPRDELFDRLRRYDGPPVVVILDEVDQLEDKRLLYHLHELPQFSMLLIANREEELFATADDRLTSRLRGCERVTFERYHQDELVSILDARAKAGLKDGVIREQQLARIADAAAGDARVAISILRTAARQAHREYDEGITSEVVESAMPKARVERHEKDVDTLTPHQHTIYEIIEEYDEISPSELYEEYQERMDDPKSDRTVRNYLSKMDQYDVIEAVGTSRNRTYRSVSETFSGFE, from the coding sequence ATGATTACCGATGCTCGTGTCCTGCGCACCGGATTTGTCCCGAGCGAAGTCGAGCATCGAGACGCCGAGGTCACGCACCTCACCGAGATTCTGTCCCCACTCACGGACGGCAACCCCGCCGACACCACACTTCTGCTCGGGCCGTCTGGCGTCGGCAAAACCTGTTTGGCACAGTACACCGCTGAGAAACTCCGCGAACAGACCCTCGACGTGGAGTACCAGTATGTGAACTGCTGGCAGAACTTCTCCGAGTTCCGTACCCTCTACAGCATCCTCGAAGGCCTGGGCAAGACCGTCGATATTCACCGGCAATCGACGCCGCGCGACGAACTGTTCGACCGCCTCCGCCGATATGATGGCCCGCCAGTCGTCGTCATCTTAGACGAAGTGGACCAACTCGAAGACAAACGCTTGCTCTATCATCTTCACGAACTCCCGCAGTTCTCGATGCTACTGATAGCAAACCGCGAGGAAGAGTTGTTCGCCACCGCTGACGACCGCCTGACCAGTCGTCTACGAGGATGCGAGCGCGTCACGTTCGAGCGGTACCATCAGGACGAACTCGTGTCTATCCTCGACGCGCGGGCGAAAGCCGGATTGAAAGACGGCGTGATTCGAGAGCAGCAGCTTGCGAGAATCGCGGATGCCGCCGCTGGCGATGCCAGAGTCGCAATCAGTATCCTCCGGACAGCCGCCCGGCAAGCCCACCGTGAGTACGACGAGGGGATTACGAGCGAGGTCGTCGAATCCGCGATGCCGAAGGCCCGAGTAGAGCGCCACGAGAAAGACGTGGACACACTGACGCCCCACCAGCACACCATCTACGAGATTATCGAAGAATACGACGAGATTTCGCCGAGCGAACTGTACGAGGAGTACCAAGAGCGCATGGACGACCCGAAGTCTGACCGGACGGTTCGAAACTATCTCTCGAAGATGGATCAGTACGACGTAATCGAGGCCGTGGGGACGAGTCGAAATAGGACGTATCGATCGGTTTCGGAGACGTTCAGTGGGTTTGAGTGA